In Paenibacillus guangzhouensis, a single window of DNA contains:
- a CDS encoding cyclase family protein → MKLIDLSVPISPRIREPLPAKIEYATHEDGALQAAKTLGLKQEDFPESKAWATEMVTLNTHSGTHIDAPWHYWPTSEGKQARTIDELPLEWFYSDGVVLDFSAKPPGYEITKDDLVAELKRIAYTLKPFDIVLIRSDADKRLYHEHYAFLHAGVSADATLWLLDQGIKVVGTDGWGWDIPLNLQAEAYKKQPKDGVLWAAHYVGKDREYCQIEKLANLEKIPKPFGFKVCCFPIKVEMASAGWARPVAIVEE, encoded by the coding sequence ATGAAGCTTATTGATTTGAGCGTTCCGATTAGTCCACGCATCCGAGAGCCACTACCAGCGAAGATCGAATATGCGACCCATGAAGACGGAGCGCTGCAAGCGGCGAAGACACTTGGCTTAAAGCAGGAGGATTTTCCAGAAAGTAAGGCATGGGCGACGGAAATGGTGACACTAAATACTCATTCAGGTACTCATATCGACGCGCCGTGGCATTACTGGCCGACTTCAGAAGGGAAGCAAGCAAGAACGATTGATGAACTACCGCTCGAATGGTTTTATTCCGATGGCGTGGTGCTCGATTTCAGCGCGAAGCCGCCAGGTTACGAGATTACGAAGGACGACCTGGTCGCCGAGCTCAAACGTATCGCTTATACGCTGAAACCGTTCGATATCGTTCTCATCCGCAGCGATGCGGACAAACGGCTGTACCACGAACATTATGCATTCCTTCATGCGGGGGTATCGGCCGATGCTACGTTGTGGCTTCTGGACCAAGGCATTAAGGTTGTCGGTACGGACGGCTGGGGATGGGATATACCGCTCAACCTACAGGCCGAAGCGTATAAAAAGCAGCCGAAAGATGGCGTTCTATGGGCAGCACATTATGTCGGCAAGGATCGGGAATATTGCCAGATCGAAAAGCTGGCCAATTTAGAGAAAATTCCAAAGCCGTTTGGCTTCAAGGTCTGCTGCTTTCCGATCAAAGTAGAAATGGCGAGTGCAGGCTGGGCCCGCCCGGTCGCAATCGTGGAGGAATGA